In the genome of Anthonomus grandis grandis chromosome 15, icAntGran1.3, whole genome shotgun sequence, the window aagcaaacaaTCAAAGCCTTATATCCTTTATTATATTAAAGTGCTTTTTCTGTGTATACCGTCCTCTACTTTGATCACTATACTATAATTTACCTTTTTGATTTTCACAGTTGTAATTGGCTAAGACACACTCGCTTCCGAAACTGATATTCTTCGAACCATCTCCGGCACATATCGGCTTGTAGGTGTCCCCGCAGTCTTTTACGCACgactgtttcttttttaaagacGCTTTGGTCGAACCTTTCGATGGAGCTCCATAGACCACACTTAGTAGTGtcactgaaataaattaataaaaaaaaaataaatcataaagaagcagttttttttattctattctatttagaATCTACAGC includes:
- the LOC126745227 gene encoding serine protease inhibitor Kazal-type 4-like, with the translated sequence MKLYVVLLVVLVTLLSVVYGAPSKGSTKASLKKKQSCVKDCGDTYKPICAGDGSKNISFGSECVLANYNCENQKDLRLVSQGECPGGGGVRLS